A DNA window from Trypanosoma brucei brucei TREU927 chromosome 11 chr11_scaffold01 genomic scaffold, whole genome shotgun sequence contains the following coding sequences:
- a CDS encoding protein transport protein Sec31, putative — protein sequence MRLKATPLTCVFAWAPEVLGTPTFLAAASVAGAIDDNFSGEAFLEIRLVDVTQTDETEMPVLGRTVIPAHALRVDWSPHGGERGIIAVSCEDGAVYVYDASIMMKNYGINPDRNTEEPRLSVIAEHRGAVRGCQFNPSQPTFLAIGGDDGAWDVWMLENPREPQRVPIMPDSAQPAGITHLQWNPKWPHILATSVANGVVNVWNLKTQTLAVSLHVSKSGKSGSSGNIIAWHPSMATQIAVGLDEKHPAIQIWDLKKAMMPLREMLGHENAVTGLAWNMTDHAILASCDADGKTLWWDPSTGERNGALQQQNGYMVDMKWSRALPVVLATSSFEPLFCVSTAEDVSSAPAPGASVQKSLQRPCGASIGISGLVASVSSHSANAVRLTRIVTNNASDPSGMSGGDPVAEISRLPPASVERVEWLKAHQYPLLAAAAACKNDRTPILSYLAEDAPTEDTEDPFETMQGTQKSLEDIAASHVAAGRINEAVEACLDECEFGDAFAIAYLQGGKLMQRVQQEYTRHILMNSQGKRHIVYASAVAAGDFRSLMVGGNALWKEALSVIISFVGERFSEACDKLALALKEAGNRESAMTCFICSGNVDAVAELWHEENMPVEKLVQEVLLLEEVTGRKVTSTFFGDYLYEYGLGLLGKGLLTKAMPIFQRSANVGNRNAAIMVDRMRFEVPCGQITFPFVATPLSDSLSQSCLEFLANKGNGQQQQQQQQPPSAVQPQYQQQRMGATMPPPTQQQQQQQPPSAVQPNMYGGQQQQPPSVVQPQYQQQRMGATMPPPTQQQQQQQPPSAVQPNMYGGQQQQPPSAVQPNMYGGQQQQAPAPGIIAQQPGPAVTANSAAPVPRLMPHPISSWSSLGSVGGGVVTNHPPATATMSGYCGAPPQNLPSQELQGPVPTSAPPRPPNHMDPQRSMPMIPPPSCGSSVTSVQGLHAPAQPTVVPSLPSQQVIGTPLAPPQQFPTPAQPPSGPRGMPLPPRAPSGLDTNPTSTFGAPPTGSLHRTGKSSPSPEPSAPRVGNMMVAPPGSAPPSMTSGGLPPPRMPSDGSNANWNMNPQSVTNQPPQAASMTAPSSVAPPPPGIPSTAVGTAPPVVTAPRVGGVAYAPVANPGAPPRFAAAGGRPADDFGLSSFEISSLNPEHRDLAQKLRTTIQQVANAQRRSAIAKAAMELFQALQTGSLPPDVVGLLSEYINCLGSQRSREMWKELATKHFSAIQHINNLKFLQ from the coding sequence ATGCGCTTAAAGGCCACACCCCTGACCTGCGTTTTTGCGTGGGCACCGGAGGTTCTGGGAACACCAACGTTTCTCGCCGCGGCGTCCGTTGCCGGAGCAATTGATGACAACTTTTCTGGTGAGGCCTTTCTCGAGATACGGTTGGTTGATGTCACGCAGACGGATGAGACAGAGATGCCCGTTTTGGGTCGTACGGTGATTCCGGCACACGCTCTCCGTGTTGACTGGAGTCCACACGGCGGGGAACGAGGCATCATTGCTGTTTCTTGTGAAGATGGAGCCGTGTACGTGTACGATGCGTCTATCATGATGAAAAACTATGGAATCAATCCTGACCGTAACACGGAAGAACCACGACTTTCTGTTATTGCTGAGCACCGCGGCGCCGTCCGTGGTTGCCAATTCAACCCGTCCCAACCCACATTTCTTGCTATCGGTGGCGACGACGGGGCATGGGATGTATGGATGTTGGAAAACCCACGAGAGCCGCAGCGTGTTCCTATTATGCCTGACTCTGCTCAACCGGCTGGCATTACACACCTTCAGTGGAACCCGAAGTGGCCTCACATTTTAGCCACTTCCGTTGCTAACGGCGTTGTCAATGTGTGGAACCTGAAGACACAGACCCTAGCAGTGTCGCTGCATGTATCCAAGAGTGGGAAATCGGGATCATCTGGAAACATTATTGCTTGGCATCCATCTATGGCGACTCAAATTGCTGTCGGACTCGACGAAAAACATCCTGCCATACAAATTtgggatttaaaaaaagcaatgatGCCTCTTCGCGAGATGCTGGGTCACGAGAATGCTGTAACTGGACTTGCGTGGAATATGACAGACCACGCGATTCTCGCGTCATGTGATGCGGACGGGAAGACACTATGGTGGGACCCCTCGACTGGAGAGCGGAATGGCGCACTGCAACAGCAAAACGGCTATATGGTTGACATGAAGTGGTCTCGAGCACTTCCGGTGGTCCTGGCGACGTCATCCTTTGAGCCGTTGTTTTGTGTATCAACGGCTGAGGATGTGTCTTCTGCCCCTGCCCCTGGTGCATCGGTACAAAAGTCTTTGCAGCGCCCATGTGGGGCTTCTATTGGCATAAGTGGGCTCGTAGCGTCGGTGTCTTCTCACTCCGCAAACGCTGTCAGACTTACACGTATCGTCACAAACAACGCATCCGATCCGTCAGGGATGAGCGGTGGGGATCCTGTCGCTGAGATTTCTCGACTACCACCCGCCTCTGTGGAGCGTGTAGAGTGGCTAAAGGCGCACCAATATCCACTTTTGGCCGCTGCAGCAGCGTGCAAAAACGATCGTACCCCCATCCTTTCCTACCTCGCCGAGGACGCACCAACTGAGGACACGGAGGACCCATTTGAGACGATGCAGGGCACACAAAAATCATTAGAAGATATTGCTGCTTCACATGTAGCAGCAGGCCGCATCAATGAGGCGGTTGAGGCATGTTTGGACGAATGCGAGTTTGGTGATGCCTTTGCTATTGCCTATTTGCAAGGAGGGAAGCTGATGCAGCGAGTGCAGCAGGAATATACCAGGCATATTTTAATGAATTCTCAGGGGAAACGGCATATCGTGTATGCGTCTGCAGTCGCCGCAGGAGATTTTCGCTCGTTGATGGTCGGTGGGAACGCGTTGTGGAAGGAGGCTCTTTCCGTTATAATATCATTTGTAGGGGAAAGATTTTCGGAGGCTTGCGACAAGTTGGCACTTGCCCTCAAGGAAGCGGGTAACAGGGAGAGTGCTATGACCTGTTTTATTTGCAGTGGAAATGTGGATGCAGTTGCGGAACTGTGGCACGAGGAAAATATGCCTGTAGAGAAGCTGGTGCAGGAGGTACTTCTTCTTGAGGAAGTGACGGGGCGGAAGGTTACATCAACGTTCTTTGGGGATTACTTGTATGAATATGGGCTGGGGTTGTTGGGGAAGGGGTTGCTTACGAAGGCGATGCCAATTTTTCAGCGGTCCGCTAACGTCGGCAATCGCAACGCCGCAATTATGGTAGACCGGATGAGGTTCGAAGTTCCGTGTGGACAGATCACCTTCCCGTTTGTTGCGACTCCTCTTTCGGATTCACTAAGTCAGTCGTGCTTGGAGTTTTTGGCTAACAAGGGTAAcgggcagcaacaacagcagcagcaacaacctcCATCAGCTGTGCAACCCCAGTACCAGCAGCAACGTATGGGAGCCACGATGCCGCCACCgacacaacaacagcagcagcaacagcctCCATCAGCTGTGCAACCCAATATGTACGgtgggcagcagcaacaacctcCATCAGTTGTGCAACCCCAGTACCAGCAGCAACGTATGGGAGCCACGATGCCGCCACCgacacaacaacagcagcagcaacaacctcCATCAGCTGTGCAACCCAATATGTACGgtgggcagcagcaacaacctcCATCAGCTGTGCAACCCAATATGTACGgtgggcagcagcaacaggcgCCGGCACCAGGGATCATCGCCCAACAACCGGGACCGGCGGTAACGGCGAACTCCGCTGCACCGGTACCCAGACTGATGCCTCATCCCATTTCTTCCTGGTCTTCTTTGGGGTCTGTTGGAGGAGGTGTGGTAACAAACCACCCCCCTGCCACTGCGACGATGAGCGGTTACTGTGGTGCTCCTCCTCAAAATCTGCCGAGTCAGGAATTGCAAGGTCCGGTTCCCACTTCCGCCCCCCCACGCCCGCCGAACCATATGGATCCCCAACGTTCTATGCCAATGATACCCCCGCCGTCATGTGGGTCGTCAGTAACATCTGTACAAGGGCTCCACGCGCCAGCACAACCGACGGTCGTTCCATCACTGCCGTCGCAGCAGGTCATCGGAACTCCTTTAGCACCACCTCAGCAATTTCCTACTCCTGCGCAGCCACCGTCAGGTCCACGTGGAATGCCTCTACCTCCTAGGGCGCCATCAGGATTAGACACCAACCCGACATCGACTTTTGGTGCACCTCCAACAGGAAGTTTGCATCGGACGGGTAAAAGTTCCCCGTCGCCGGAGCCGTCAGCTCCGCGGGTTGGGAATATGATGGTGGCACCACCAGGGTCGGCACCACCGTCGATGACCTCGGGTGGGCTTCCACCACCACGTATGCCCAGTGACGGCTCAAATGCCAACTGGAACATGAACCCCCAGAGTGTGACAAACCAACCCCCTCAGGCAGCATCGATGACAGCGCCCAGTTCTgttgctcctcctccccccggGATTCCTTCCACTGCAGTTGGTACCGCACCCCCTGTGGTGACAGCTCCACGGGTAGGCGGCGTGGCGTACGCTCCGGTCGCGAACCCTGGCGCCCCACCTCGGTTTGCAGCCGCAGGTGGTCGACCGGCGGATGATTTTGGTTTGTCGTCGTTTGAAATTTCGTCGCTGAACCCAGAACATCGGGACTTAGCGCAGAAGTTGCGCACGACCATTCAGCAGGTAGCAAACGCCCAACGCCGTTCAGCCATAGCAAAGGCAGCTATGGAGCTATTCCAAGCCTTGCAGACAGGTTCTTTACCCCCAGATGTGGTTGGTCTTCTATCGGAGTATATCAATTGTTTAGGATCACAACGCTCAAGGGAAATGTGGAAAGAGCTCGCCACTAAGCACTTTTCGGCAATTCAACATATTAATAACCTCAAGTTTCTGCAGTAG
- a CDS encoding 60S ribosomal protein L28, putative, protein MTHSTDLQWLLVRQNSKFLQKRNGIRLSSDPFNNNANWTKRQSGFLNTKAAVIKTKGDRILLTTKSGDTNNKPKLMYKKTVMEPGVKSSVVKRAVADIRPDLAKMAYRRARKMACTITRMKKVCAARKERSSKMHFHRKTVRPKRN, encoded by the coding sequence ATGACGCACTCCACTGATCTTCAGTGGCTGTTGGTTCGCCAGAACAGTAAATTTCTGCAGAAGCGGAATGGCATTCGATTGAGCAGTGATCCGTTCAATAACAACGCGAATTGGACAAAGCGACAGTCTGGTTTCCTGAACACGAAGGCCGCAGTGATAAAGACGAAGGGTGATCGCATCCTCCTGACAACAAAGAGCGGTGATACAAACAACAAGCCCAAGTTGATGTATAAGAAGACTGTGATGGAACCTGGCGTGAAGTCATCAGTGGTGAAGAGAGCTGTTGCCGACATCCGCCCCGACCTTGCTAAGATGGCATACCGTCGCGCGCGCAAGATGGCATGTACCATCACTCGCATGAAGAAGGTGTGTGCTGCTCGCAAGGAGCGCTCATCGAAGATGCACTTCCACCGAAAGACAGTCCGCCCAAAGCGTAACTGA
- a CDS encoding 60S ribosomal protein L28, putative, with protein sequence MTHSTDLQWLLVRQNSKFLQKRNGIRLSSDPFNNNANWTKRQSGFLNTKAAVIKTKGDRILLTTKSGDTNNKPKLMYKKTVMEPGVKSSVVKRAVADIRPDLAKMAYRRARKMACTITRMKKVCAARKERSSKMHFHRKTVRPKRN encoded by the coding sequence ATGACGCACTCCACTGATCTTCAGTGGCTGTTGGTTCGCCAGAACAGTAAATTTCTGCAGAAGCGGAATGGCATTCGATTGAGCAGTGATCCGTTCAATAACAACGCGAATTGGACAAAGCGACAGTCTGGTTTCCTGAACACGAAGGCCGCAGTGATAAAGACGAAGGGTGATCGCATCCTCCTGACAACAAAGAGCGGTGATACAAACAACAAGCCCAAGTTGATGTACAAGAAGACTGTGATGGAACCTGGCGTGAAGTCATCAGTGGTGAAGAGAGCTGTTGCCGACATCCGCCCCGACCTTGCTAAGATGGCATACCGTCGCGCGCGCAAGATGGCATGTACCATCACTCGCATGAAGAAGGTGTGTGCTGCTCGCAAGGAGCGCTCATCGAAGATGCACTTCCACCGAAAGACAGTCCGCCCAAAGCGTAACTGA
- a CDS encoding lanosterol 14-alpha-demethylase (identical to GB:AAK97386.1: lanosterol 14- alpha-demethylase {Trypanosoma brucei brucei}; similar to Cytochrome P450 51A1 (EC 1.14.13.70) (CYPLI) (P450LI) (Sterol 14-alphademethylase) (Lanosterol 14-alpha demethylase) (LDM) (P450-14DM). (Swiss-P) — protein MLLEVAIFLLTALALYSFYFVKSFNVTRPTDPPVYPVTVPILGHIIQFGKSPLGFMQECKRQLKSGIFTINIVGKRVTIVGDPHEHSRFFLPRNEVLSPREVYSFMVPVFGEGVAYAAPYPRMREQLNFLAEELTIAKFQNFVPAIQHEVRKFMAANWDKDEGEINLLEDCSTMIINTACQCLFGEDLRKRLDARRFAQLLAKMESSLIPAAVFLPILLKLPLPQSARCHEARTELQKILSEIIIARKEEEVNKDSSTSDLLSGLLSAVYRDGTPMSLHEVCGMIVAAMFAGQHTSSITTTWSMLHLMHPANVKHLEALRKEIEEFPAQLNYNNVMDEMPFAERCARESIRRDPPLLMLMRKVMADVKVGSYVVPKGDIIACSPLLSHHDEEAFPEPRRWDPERDEKVEGAFIGFGAGVHKCIGQKFGLLQVKTILATAFRSYDFQLLRDEVPDPDYHTMVVGPTASQCRVKYIRRKAAAA, from the coding sequence ATGTTGCTTGAAGTTGCCATTTTCTTACTAACAGCACTTGCGTTGTATTCGTTTTACTTTGTCAAATCATTCAATGTCACGAGGCCGACAGATCCACCAGTGTATCCTGTCACCGTACCCATTCTTGGACACATTATACAGTTTGGAAAAAGCCCTCTTGGCTTCATGCAGGAATGCAAGCGTCAATTGAAGTCAGGCATTTTTACCATTAACATCGTGGGTAAGAGGGTGACCATCGTTGGCGATCCCCACGAACACAGCCGCTTCTTTTTGCCTCGTAACGAGGTATTGTCACCGCGGGAAGTGTACAGTTTTATGGTGCCCGTGTTTGGTGAGGGGGTTGCATATGCTGCCCCGTACCCAAGGATGCGTGAGCAACTCAACTTTCTTGCGGAGGAATTAACCATCGCCAAGTTTCAGAACTTCGTCCCCGCCATTCAGCACGAGGTGCGCAAGTTTATGGCGGCCAACTGGGATAAGGACGAGGGGGAAATCAATTTGCTGGAGGACTGCAGCACAATGATTATTAATACCGCTTGTCAGTGTTTATTTGGGGAGGACCTGCGGAAGCGGCTCGATGCGCGTAGGTTCGCGCAACTTCTGGCGAAGATGGAAAGCAGTTTAATCCCTGCGGCTGTGTTCCTGCCCATCTTGCTGAAGTTACCACTCCCACAATCTGCCCGCTGCCACGAGGCACGTACCGAACTGCAGAAAATTCTCAGTGAGATTATCATTGCtcgaaaggaggaggaagtcaACAAGGACAGCTCTACATCCGATCTTCTCTCAGGCCTTCTCAGTGCCGTCTACCGCGACGGAACTCCCATGTCCCTACACGAGGTATGTGGCATGATCGTGGCTGCCATGTTCGCTGGTCAGCACACTTCATCCATCACCACTACGTGGTCTATGCTGCATCTTATGCACCCAGCAAACGTAAAGCACCTGGAGGCGTTACGCAAGGAAATTGAGGAGTTCCCCGCTCAACTCAATTACAATAATGTGATGGACGAAATGCCCTTTGCGGAGCGTTGCGCCCGCGAGTCCATTCGCCGTGACCCGCCACTCCTCATGCTGATGCGCAAGGTAATGGCCGATGTAAAGGTTGGGTCGTATGTTGTACCAAAAGGCGATATCATCGCATGTTCACCGCTTCTCTCTCATCATGACGAGGAGGCCTTTCCAGAGCCGAGGCGGTGGGATCCGGAGAGAGACGAGAAGGTTGAAGGTGCTTTTATCGGCTTCGGTGCCGGAGTGCACAAGTGCATTGGTCAAAAATTTGGACTTCTGCAGGTGAAAACAATTCTTGCCACAGCTTTCCGAAGCTATGATTTCCAGCTATTACGGGATGAAGTGCCGGACCCTGACTATCACACAATGGTTGTCGGACCAACTGCGTCACAGTGCCGTGTGAAATACATCCGGCGGAAGGCGGCAGCTGCTTAG
- a CDS encoding pretranslocation protein subunit alpha, with protein MTDILMKMSPILAFLPEVATPLRVVPIRERIMWTFVALFIFLVCCQVPVFGARPGQASDPFYWMRVVLASNKGTLMELGISPIVTASLVMELLVGVRIISYDINNKRERAVYEGVQKIVALFITIVEATAYVSSGMYGDVREIGVFMCGLIVLQLTFATMVCILLDELLQNGWGLGAGTSLFIATNICDTIIWKCFSPSTINTGRGSEFEGAIIAFFHLLVTRTDKVRALKEAFYRPQLPNLTNVFATVLLFAVVVFLQGFRVPLMTKSRNAAADRQPYIIKLFYTSNMPIILQTSVVSNINFFSQILSRRFGQFNFLINLLGRWESRAYSQSGQMYPVGGLAYYLTAPSTFYDMINDPVHAVLYIVFILFSCATFSKLWVAISHTGPRDVAKRLVSEGRWLAQARESEEDMARLLEKYIPVAASFGGLCVGALTLFADFLGAIGSGTGVLLSVTMINQYYDILREEGEDLGYNFIKRKVA; from the coding sequence ATGACCGACATCCTCATGAAGATGAGTCCCATATTGGCCTTCCTGCCAGAGGTGGCCACTCCGTTACGTGTTGTCCCCATTAGGGAGCGCATCATGTGGACTTTTGTGGCATTGTTCATATTCCTGGTTTGTTGCCAAGTGCCCGTGTTTGGAGCCCGTCCCGGCCAAGCAAGTGACCCATTTTATTGGATGCGTGTCGTCCTGGCCAGTAATAAGGGAACACTCATGGAGCTCGGTATCTCACCTATTGTTACCGCCTCATTGGTCATGGAATTACTCGTTGGCGTGAGGATCATAAGTTACGACATTAACAACAAGCGGGAACGTGCAGTGTATGAGGGTGTGCAGAAGATTGTGGCCCTCTTCATCACTATAGTGGAGGCCACTGCATATGTTTCGTCTGGCATGTACGGTGACGTACGGGAGATTGGTGTCTTCATGTGTGGACTAATTGTTCTTCAGCTGACATTTGCCACGATGGTTTGCATTCTTCTTGACGAGTTGCTGCAGAATGGCTGGGGACTTGGCGCAGGGACGTCTTTATTCATTGCTACCAACATCTGTGACACCATTATTTGGAAGTGCTTCTCCCCTTCCACTATCAACACAGGTCGCGGTTCGGAATTTGAAGGTGCTATCATTGCATTCTTTCACTTATTGGTCACTCGCACAGACAAGGTGCGCGCTCTCAAGGAAGCGTTTTACCGCCCTCAGTTGCCAAACCTGACCAACGTGTTTGCGACTGTTTTACTCTTCGCTGTGGTGGTGTTCCTCCAAGGTTTCCGCGTCCCTCTTATGACGAAGTCCCGAAACGCTGCTGCCGACCGCCAGCCGTACATCATCAAACTCTTCTATACAAGTAATATGCCCATCATTCTGCAGACCAGTGTGGTGTCCAACATCAACTTCTTTTCGCAGATCCTTTCGCGCCGCTTCGGTCAGTTCAACTTCCTCATCAACCTTCTCGGTCGTTGGGAGTCACGGGCTTATAGCCAGAGCGGGCAAATGTACCCTGTTGGCGGACTTGCGTACTATCTTACAGCTCCTTCTACTTTTTACGACATGATCAACGACCCCGTCCACGCTGTGCTGTATATTGTCTTCATTCTCTTCTCATGTGCCACCTTCTCTAAACTGTGGGTGGCCATCAGCCACACGGGACCGCGTGATGTGGCTAAGCGCCTCGTTTCAGAGGGACGGTGGCTGGCGCAGGCGCGCGAGAGTGAGGAGGATATGGCACGTTTACTTGAGAAGTACATTCCCGTTGCCGCTAGCTTTGGTGGCCTATGTGTTGGTGCGCTTACACTTTTTGCTGACTTCCTTGGTGCTATTGGTAGCGGCACGGGTGTTTTGCTTTCCGTTACAATGATTAACCAGTATTATGATATCTTACGTGAGGAAGGAGAAGATCTGGGCTACAACTTTATCAAGCGGAAGGTTGCGTGA